The genomic stretch TCATCCCCGTTCTCCTGTGGCGTTCGCTGACCAGCCACCATATGGAGGAGGAAGAATGAAATCCGCCGCTGCCAATAATGCCTTCCTGTCCCCGCGCGTGATGCTGGTCGCCTTCCTCGGCATCCTGCTCGTGGCGCCGCTGGTGCTGTCGCCGTTCTACGTCACGCTGCTCAACTACATCGGCCTGTACGCGATGGTCGCGCTCGGGTTGGTGCTGCTCACCGGCGTGGGCGGACTCACCAGCTTCGGCCAGGCGGCCTTCGTCGGCCTCGGCGCCTACACCACCGGGGTGCTCACCACCGCGACCGACCTGCCGGGCTGGCTGTCGTGGCTGGGCGGCTCGCCGTGGCTGGCGCTCGTGGTCGGGCTGGTGTTCACCGCGACCGTGGCCATCGTGCTCGGCTCGCTCACGCTCAAGCTCTCGGGCCACTTCCTGCCGCTGGGCACGATCGCGTGGGGCATCTCGCTGTATTTCCTGTTCGGCACCATGGAGACGCTCGGTGGCCACACCGGCCTCACCGGCATCCCGCCGATCTCGATCTTCGGCTGGGAGCTCGATCAGGGCGAGGAGATCTTCTACCTGATCTGGGCCTTCCTGCTGTCGGCCGTGCTCACCACGCAGAACCTGCTCGACTCGCGCGAAGGCCGTGCGATCCGCGCCTTGAAGGGCGGCATGGTGATGGCCGAGGCGATGGGGGTGAACACCTCGCGCTCGCGCATGATCATCTTCGTCATCGCCGCGCTGCACGCCTGCGCCTCGGGCTGGCTGTATGCGCACATGCAGCGCTTCGTGAACCCGACCCCGTTCGGGTTGCACATCGGCATCGAGTATCTGTTCATGGCCGTGGTCGGCGGTGCCGGTCACGTGTGGGGCGCGCTCGTCGGTGCGGGCGTGATCACCATCCTCAAGCAGTGGCTGCAGGATCTGCTGCCGCGCATCCTTGGCACTAGCGGCAACTTCGAGGTGATCGTGTTCGGCCTGATGATGGTGCTCGTGCTGCAACGGGCCCGCGACGGCCTGTGGCCCATCCTCACCCGCTTCGTGCCGGTGAAGGCGAAGCAGAAGACCATCGACCCCAGTGCCGTCGCCCTGCCACGACGCACGCTGCCCAAGGTCGGCGAGCGCATCCTCGAAGCCAAGGCGGTGACGCGCAAGTTTGGCGGGCTGGTGGCCAACAACAACATGAGCCTGGAGGTGCGCGCAGGCGAGATCCTCGCGCTCATCGGCCCCAACGGCGCGGGCAAGAGCACGATGTTCAACCAGATCTCGGGCGTCGATACCCCGACCTCGGGCGAGGTGCTGTTCATGGGCAAGCCGGTGGCCGGCCACGACTCGCGCGAGATCGCCCGCATGGGCATGAGCCGCACCTTCCAGCATGTGAAGCTGCTGCCGACCATGACCGTGCTCG from Parazoarcus communis encodes the following:
- a CDS encoding ABC transporter permease subunit, whose amino-acid sequence is MKSAAANNAFLSPRVMLVAFLGILLVAPLVLSPFYVTLLNYIGLYAMVALGLVLLTGVGGLTSFGQAAFVGLGAYTTGVLTTATDLPGWLSWLGGSPWLALVVGLVFTATVAIVLGSLTLKLSGHFLPLGTIAWGISLYFLFGTMETLGGHTGLTGIPPISIFGWELDQGEEIFYLIWAFLLSAVLTTQNLLDSREGRAIRALKGGMVMAEAMGVNTSRSRMIIFVIAALHACASGWLYAHMQRFVNPTPFGLHIGIEYLFMAVVGGAGHVWGALVGAGVITILKQWLQDLLPRILGTSGNFEVIVFGLMMVLVLQRARDGLWPILTRFVPVKAKQKTIDPSAVALPRRTLPKVGERILEAKAVTRKFGGLVANNNMSLEVRAGEILALIGPNGAGKSTMFNQISGVDTPTSGEVLFMGKPVAGHDSREIARMGMSRTFQHVKLLPTMTVLENVAIGGHLRGDKGVISSAWRMDREEEARLLAEAARQIERVGLAEHMFDEAGSLALGQQRIMEIARALCSDPCLLLLDEPAAGLRFKEKQALGELLKKLKAEGMATLLVEHDMDFVMGLVDRVVVMEFGEKIAEGLPEDVQKDPAVLEAYLGGVE